Proteins from a single region of Amycolatopsis sp. CA-230715:
- a CDS encoding twin-arginine translocase TatA/TatE family subunit codes for MFGLSVEHLLILLVAALFILGPERLPEATRWLAQAVRKVREFAAGAREEVRAGIGPELDELRKPLEDLRSLRDFDPKTALDRYLTADAPAAPAGSVRSGRSPVDPDAT; via the coding sequence GTGTTCGGCCTCAGTGTGGAGCATCTGCTGATCCTCCTGGTAGCGGCGTTGTTCATCCTCGGCCCCGAACGGCTGCCCGAAGCCACGCGGTGGCTCGCGCAGGCCGTGCGCAAGGTGCGCGAGTTCGCCGCCGGTGCGCGCGAGGAGGTCCGCGCCGGGATCGGTCCGGAACTGGACGAGCTGCGCAAACCGCTGGAAGATCTGCGGTCGCTGCGCGACTTCGACCCGAAGACGGCACTGGACCGGTACCTGACCGCCGACGCCCCCGCCGCGCCTGCCGGGTCGGTCCGAAGTGGACGGTCACCGGTCGACCCGGACGCCACCTGA
- the asnB gene encoding asparagine synthase (glutamine-hydrolyzing) — protein MCGITGWVSFRRDLRGQASELDAMTATMACRGPDDSGTWYAEHAALGHRRLAVIDLPGGTQPMTVDTPDGTVAMVYSGEAYNYTELRDELRRRGITCTTDSDTEVVLRGYVEWGEALADHLNGMYAFAIWDGRADKLVMIRDRMGIKPFYFFETEDGVLFGSEPKAILANPLADHTVSLDGLREIFGFVKTPGHAVWNGMRELRPGHLATVDRNGLRETRYWRLEVSEHRDDRQATVAHVRDLLDDIIRRQLVADVPRCTLLSGGLDSSAMTAIAAAQLQEHGEVVRSFAVDFPNQAENFRAEEVAPTQDTPYVHAVANHIVCEHEDIVLDGAALADPSVRAAAVGARDIPSGIGDRDNSLYLLFKAIRGQSTVALSGESADEVFGGYPWFHNEQREAETFPWLANQNSPINRGGLLAPEVAAALDLDAYTADRYREALREVPHKDSETGLERRMREVCYLHLTRMVQTLLDRKDRMSMAVGLEVRVPFCDHRLVQYVFNTPWSLKTYDGREKSILRGATRDVLPESVANRKKSGYPGTYDPAYLAAIQQQARALIAGDHAVLDFYDREQVRTAAGATVSGITNLQRAGLERFLDLATWMDQRTPTVKLS, from the coding sequence GTGTGTGGCATCACCGGCTGGGTCTCGTTCCGCCGCGACCTGCGCGGGCAGGCGTCCGAACTGGACGCCATGACCGCGACGATGGCGTGCCGCGGCCCGGACGATTCCGGCACGTGGTACGCGGAGCACGCGGCACTCGGGCACCGCAGGCTGGCCGTGATCGACCTGCCGGGCGGCACCCAGCCGATGACCGTCGACACGCCGGACGGCACGGTGGCGATGGTCTATTCCGGTGAGGCCTACAACTACACCGAGCTGCGCGACGAGTTGCGCCGTCGCGGGATCACGTGCACCACGGACTCCGATACCGAGGTGGTGCTGCGCGGCTACGTGGAGTGGGGCGAGGCGCTCGCCGACCACCTGAACGGCATGTACGCCTTCGCGATCTGGGACGGCCGCGCCGACAAGCTGGTCATGATCCGCGACCGGATGGGCATCAAACCGTTCTACTTCTTCGAAACCGAGGACGGCGTGCTCTTCGGGTCCGAGCCCAAGGCGATCCTGGCCAACCCGCTCGCCGACCACACCGTCAGCCTCGACGGGCTGCGCGAGATCTTCGGGTTCGTTAAGACCCCCGGCCACGCCGTCTGGAACGGCATGCGCGAGCTGCGCCCGGGGCATCTGGCCACAGTGGACCGCAATGGGCTGCGGGAAACCCGCTACTGGCGGCTGGAAGTCAGCGAGCACCGGGACGACCGGCAAGCCACCGTGGCGCACGTGCGGGACCTGCTCGACGACATCATCCGGCGACAGCTGGTCGCCGACGTGCCGCGGTGCACGCTGCTCTCCGGCGGGCTCGACTCGTCGGCGATGACCGCGATCGCCGCGGCGCAGTTGCAGGAACACGGCGAGGTGGTGCGCAGCTTCGCCGTCGACTTCCCCAACCAGGCCGAGAACTTCCGCGCCGAGGAGGTCGCGCCGACACAGGACACCCCGTACGTGCACGCGGTCGCGAACCACATCGTCTGCGAACACGAGGACATCGTGCTCGACGGTGCCGCGCTCGCCGATCCTTCGGTGCGGGCCGCCGCGGTCGGCGCGCGGGACATCCCCTCGGGGATCGGCGACCGGGACAACTCGCTGTACCTGCTGTTCAAGGCGATCCGCGGCCAGTCGACGGTAGCGCTGTCGGGTGAGTCGGCGGACGAGGTGTTCGGCGGCTACCCGTGGTTCCACAACGAGCAGCGCGAAGCCGAGACGTTTCCCTGGCTGGCCAACCAGAACTCGCCGATCAACCGCGGCGGCCTGCTGGCCCCGGAGGTCGCCGCCGCGCTCGATCTCGACGCCTACACCGCCGACCGGTACCGGGAAGCGCTGCGCGAGGTACCGCACAAGGACTCCGAGACCGGGCTCGAACGCCGGATGCGCGAGGTCTGCTACCTGCACCTGACCCGGATGGTGCAGACCCTGCTCGACCGCAAGGACCGGATGTCCATGGCCGTCGGGCTCGAGGTCCGCGTGCCCTTCTGCGATCACCGGCTGGTGCAGTACGTGTTCAACACGCCGTGGTCGCTCAAGACCTACGACGGCAGGGAAAAGAGCATCCTGCGCGGCGCGACCCGCGACGTGCTGCCGGAATCGGTGGCGAACCGGAAGAAGAGCGGCTACCCGGGCACCTACGACCCGGCCTACCTCGCCGCGATCCAGCAACAGGCGCGCGCACTGATCGCCGGTGATCACGCGGTGCTGGACTTCTACGACCGCGAGCAGGTGCGGACCGCCGCCGGGGCAACGGTTTCCGGCATCACCAACCTCCAGCGGGCTGGCCTCGAACGGTTCCTCGACCTCGCGACCTGGATGGACCAGCGCACGCCCACGGTGAAACTGAGCTGA
- a CDS encoding TetR/AcrR family transcriptional regulator, producing the protein MASGQAGAQDTRARVLEAAGQLFRRKGYTGTGLKQIAAESHAPFGSIYHFFPGGKEQLADDVIRVSGPEYGQLVMSLLDSVPDPIEALGFAFRMAAEQLAATDYEDACPIATIALEVASTNEKLRIATSDVFDAWITGATAWFGRFVPDQERAKTLAYAMISMLEGAFVLARAARSGEPLLAAGRSIADLARAAMDAD; encoded by the coding sequence GTGGCAAGCGGGCAGGCCGGGGCGCAGGACACCCGGGCGAGGGTGCTGGAGGCCGCCGGGCAGTTGTTCCGCCGCAAGGGGTACACGGGCACGGGTCTCAAGCAGATCGCCGCCGAGTCGCACGCGCCGTTCGGCTCGATCTACCACTTCTTCCCCGGTGGCAAGGAACAGCTCGCCGACGACGTCATCCGCGTTTCCGGCCCCGAGTACGGGCAGCTGGTGATGTCGTTGCTGGACAGCGTCCCCGATCCGATCGAGGCGCTCGGCTTCGCGTTCCGGATGGCGGCCGAGCAACTCGCCGCCACCGACTACGAGGACGCCTGCCCGATCGCCACCATCGCGCTGGAAGTGGCCAGCACCAACGAAAAGCTGCGCATCGCCACCTCCGACGTCTTCGACGCGTGGATCACCGGGGCGACCGCGTGGTTCGGGCGTTTCGTACCGGACCAGGAGCGGGCGAAGACGTTGGCGTACGCCATGATCAGCATGCTGGAAGGCGCGTTCGTGCTGGCGAGGGCGGCGCGCAGCGGGGAGCCGCTGCTCGCCGCGGGGCGGTCGATCGCGGATCTCGCCCGCGCCGCGATGGACGCGGACTAG
- a CDS encoding alpha/beta fold hydrolase produces MPRIELSAGPIDYADTGGTGPVLVFTHGFPMNESQWRKVVPLLPGYRCVLPTLPLGAHRQPMHADADLSQRGQALLLAELLERLDLTDVTLVMNDWGGPQFVVSEGKAERVGRLVMVACEAFDNFPPKPARPLVALCRVPGGPRLMTKLFRTKLFRHKYGELSKRGIPGDVLDDWFAPATRDKEILRDLVKFATSSPRSAVLLDWTARLCEFDRPALVVWAADDRMMPAGHGRRLADLLPQGKLVEIADSATLIPEDQPERLAEALTRFLADTGADSPAG; encoded by the coding sequence ATGCCCAGGATCGAACTGTCCGCGGGGCCGATCGACTACGCCGACACCGGCGGCACCGGCCCCGTGCTGGTGTTCACGCACGGCTTCCCGATGAACGAATCGCAGTGGCGCAAGGTGGTGCCGCTGCTCCCCGGCTACCGCTGCGTGCTGCCGACACTGCCGCTCGGCGCCCACCGGCAGCCGATGCACGCCGACGCCGACCTCTCCCAGCGCGGCCAGGCGCTCCTGCTCGCGGAACTGCTGGAGCGCCTCGACCTGACCGACGTCACGCTCGTCATGAACGACTGGGGCGGGCCGCAGTTCGTGGTCTCCGAAGGCAAGGCGGAGCGGGTCGGCAGGCTCGTCATGGTGGCCTGCGAGGCCTTCGACAACTTCCCGCCGAAACCGGCCAGGCCGTTGGTGGCGCTCTGCCGCGTCCCCGGCGGGCCCCGGCTGATGACCAAGCTCTTCCGCACGAAGCTCTTCCGCCACAAGTACGGCGAACTGAGCAAGCGCGGCATCCCCGGCGACGTGCTCGACGACTGGTTCGCCCCGGCGACGCGCGACAAGGAGATCCTCCGCGACCTCGTCAAGTTCGCGACCTCGTCACCGCGGAGCGCGGTACTGCTCGACTGGACCGCGCGCCTGTGCGAATTCGACCGGCCCGCGCTCGTCGTCTGGGCGGCCGACGACCGGATGATGCCAGCCGGGCACGGCCGCAGGCTCGCCGATCTGCTGCCACAGGGCAAGCTCGTCGAGATCGCCGATTCGGCGACGCTCATTCCCGAAGACCAGCCGGAGCGTCTCGCCGAAGCGCTGACGCGGTTCCTCGCCGACACCGGGGCCGACTCCCCCGCCGGGTAG
- a CDS encoding DUF998 domain-containing protein, protein MTQATARPQDTLVHSYLFLRRAIGVIGVALPFVLVLGKFVVDGGGLLNSISSYYHTDLRDVFVGAMVATGVFLLSYRGYDRLDEITGDIAAVAAIGLAVCPTTPADPTATDRTLGTLHLVFAGVFFLSLAFFCLVLFTRTDKTEPTERKAQRNFVYVVTGWTIVVCLVLIAVCSAFFSAELASLHPALWLEAIAILAFGFAWLTKGDAILRDLPRE, encoded by the coding sequence ATGACCCAGGCGACCGCACGCCCGCAGGACACCCTCGTCCACTCGTACCTCTTCCTCCGCAGGGCCATCGGCGTGATCGGTGTCGCGCTGCCATTCGTGCTCGTGCTCGGGAAGTTCGTCGTCGACGGCGGTGGCCTGCTCAACTCGATCAGCAGCTACTACCACACGGATCTGCGGGACGTCTTCGTCGGCGCCATGGTGGCGACCGGGGTGTTCCTGTTGTCCTACCGGGGTTATGACCGGCTCGACGAGATCACCGGCGACATCGCGGCCGTCGCCGCCATCGGTCTCGCCGTCTGCCCGACCACGCCAGCGGATCCCACCGCCACGGACCGGACGCTCGGCACCCTGCACCTGGTGTTCGCCGGGGTCTTCTTCCTGTCGCTGGCCTTCTTCTGCCTCGTCCTGTTCACCAGGACGGACAAGACCGAACCCACCGAGCGCAAGGCGCAGCGCAACTTCGTCTACGTCGTCACCGGGTGGACGATCGTGGTGTGCCTCGTGCTCATCGCGGTGTGCAGCGCGTTCTTCTCCGCGGAGCTCGCGTCCCTGCACCCGGCGCTGTGGCTGGAGGCGATCGCGATACTGGCCTTCGGGTTCGCCTGGCTGACCAAGGGTGACGCGATCCTGCGCGACCTGCCGCGCGAGTGA